A single genomic interval of Candidatus Omnitrophota bacterium harbors:
- the mutS gene encoding DNA mismatch repair protein MutS, with protein sequence METQTPMLQQYQRIKSQHKDCILFFRLGDFYEMFFDDAKAGSDILDLVLTSRGKGTANHIPMCGVPYHAAESYIAKLIKAGRKVAICEQVEDPAAAQGLVKRDVIRVITSGTFLDELSSDARYLLCLNPGKDRLGMAFIDPTNGTIQTNEYPNHQRAVELISRLPVYECVYPDHAEEAVKNLFRHPLLKIKNIVMSSHEDWCFNPDIAKKTLCEHFSVMNLRGFGIEDLHAAVASAGALLEYLKQMNKQPLRHIDRVALYTDNEFVYISPAATYGLELETLFKTINRASTAAGKRKLRLWLYHPLVQPAAILQRQAAVTLLKDQTNIQRLLGEILGRFPDIEKNISRMSCGYTHAKDVLAIRNTLTLLPDLMDAVSSLAGKNRLFAVEDIPDLRKLLEDAVNPDMPITNPEGKIINKGYNAELDGLRDIQENGQQWLRGFQEREIKRTKINSLKVGFNRVFGYYIEITKSNIGSAPSDYIRKQTLVNGERYITPELKEYEDKILTAQDKIYKIENEILLKLQKEILDHSVMLHAYAQAAATIDVLLSLSILAQQPGYTAPQISEEPVLDIRDGRHPVVENNLTDHFVPNDTYLDCGENHLIILTGPNMAGKSTYIRQIAILTILAQTGSYIPAASAKIGVVDKIFTRIGAHDDITKGQSTFMVEMTEAADIINNLSERSLIILDEIGRGTSTFDGLSLAWALAEHLQKTRARTLFATHFHELTALAEQHTGVKNYNVAVKEWKDEIIFLHKIVPGSTDDSYGIYVAKLAGIPKNIINRSRQILTQLELKGNLKEQITGQPPGESQLSLFAGPDPVAEDIKAELQKLDINTLTPVEALNKLQELKEKLNT encoded by the coding sequence ATGGAAACTCAGACCCCGATGCTGCAGCAGTATCAGCGCATCAAATCCCAGCACAAAGACTGCATCCTGTTTTTCCGGCTCGGCGACTTCTACGAGATGTTTTTCGACGACGCCAAGGCCGGGTCCGATATCCTGGACCTGGTCCTGACCTCCCGCGGCAAAGGCACGGCCAACCACATCCCGATGTGCGGGGTGCCTTACCACGCGGCTGAGTCCTATATCGCCAAACTCATCAAAGCCGGACGCAAAGTCGCGATCTGCGAGCAGGTTGAAGACCCGGCCGCGGCGCAGGGGTTAGTCAAACGCGACGTGATCCGCGTGATCACCTCCGGCACGTTCCTGGATGAACTTTCCAGCGACGCGCGCTACCTCCTCTGCCTCAACCCCGGCAAAGACCGGCTGGGCATGGCCTTCATTGATCCCACCAACGGCACCATCCAGACCAACGAATATCCCAACCACCAGCGGGCCGTCGAGCTGATCTCGCGCCTGCCGGTTTATGAATGCGTTTATCCGGACCACGCTGAAGAAGCGGTCAAAAACCTCTTCCGCCATCCCCTGCTCAAAATCAAAAACATCGTGATGAGCAGCCATGAGGACTGGTGCTTCAATCCCGACATCGCCAAGAAAACCCTGTGCGAACATTTTTCCGTGATGAACCTGCGCGGGTTCGGCATCGAAGACCTGCACGCAGCCGTCGCCAGTGCCGGGGCCCTGCTGGAATACCTCAAGCAGATGAACAAACAGCCCCTGCGCCACATCGACAGGGTCGCGCTTTACACCGACAACGAATTTGTCTACATCTCCCCGGCCGCGACCTATGGGCTGGAGCTGGAAACCCTCTTCAAGACGATCAACCGGGCGTCCACCGCCGCCGGAAAACGGAAACTGCGGCTATGGCTGTACCATCCGCTGGTCCAGCCGGCGGCCATCCTGCAAAGACAGGCGGCGGTCACGCTCCTCAAAGACCAGACGAACATCCAGCGGCTCTTGGGCGAAATCCTGGGCCGCTTTCCCGACATTGAAAAAAATATCTCCCGGATGAGCTGCGGATATACTCACGCCAAAGACGTGCTGGCGATCCGCAACACCCTCACCCTTTTGCCCGATCTGATGGACGCGGTCTCCTCCCTGGCTGGAAAGAACAGATTGTTCGCGGTCGAAGACATCCCGGACCTGCGCAAACTCCTGGAAGACGCCGTCAACCCCGACATGCCGATCACCAACCCCGAAGGGAAGATCATCAACAAGGGCTACAACGCCGAGCTCGACGGGCTGCGGGACATCCAGGAGAACGGCCAGCAATGGCTGCGCGGATTTCAGGAACGCGAGATCAAGCGGACCAAGATCAATTCGCTTAAAGTGGGATTCAACCGGGTATTCGGTTACTACATCGAAATCACCAAATCCAACATTGGCAGCGCGCCGTCCGACTACATCCGCAAGCAGACGCTGGTCAACGGCGAGCGCTACATCACGCCGGAATTGAAAGAATACGAGGACAAAATCCTCACCGCCCAGGACAAAATCTACAAGATCGAAAACGAGATCCTTCTCAAACTCCAAAAGGAAATCCTCGACCATTCCGTTATGCTGCACGCCTATGCCCAGGCCGCGGCCACGATCGACGTGTTGCTGTCGCTGTCCATCCTTGCCCAGCAGCCGGGGTACACGGCGCCTCAGATCAGCGAAGAGCCCGTGCTCGACATCAGGGACGGCCGTCATCCGGTCGTCGAGAACAACCTGACCGACCACTTTGTCCCGAACGACACCTATCTGGACTGCGGGGAGAACCACCTGATCATCCTGACCGGCCCCAACATGGCCGGCAAATCCACCTACATCCGGCAGATCGCGATCCTCACGATCCTGGCGCAGACGGGCTCTTACATCCCGGCCGCCTCGGCCAAAATCGGGGTCGTGGACAAGATATTCACCCGCATCGGCGCACACGACGACATCACCAAGGGACAAAGCACGTTCATGGTCGAGATGACCGAGGCCGCGGACATCATCAACAACCTCTCGGAGCGCAGCCTCATCATCCTGGATGAGATCGGCCGCGGCACCAGCACTTTCGACGGGCTGAGCCTGGCCTGGGCCCTGGCCGAGCATTTGCAGAAAACCAGGGCCCGGACGCTGTTCGCCACTCACTTTCACGAACTCACGGCCCTGGCCGAACAGCACACAGGCGTTAAAAATTACAATGTAGCGGTCAAGGAATGGAAAGACGAGATCATCTTCCTGCACAAGATCGTCCCGGGCAGCACGGACGACAGCTACGGTATTTACGTCGCCAAACTTGCCGGGATCCCGAAAAATATCATCAACCGCTCCCGCCAGATCCTGACCCAGTTGGAACTGAAGGGCAATCTCAAGGAACAGATCACCGGCCAGCCGCCGGGGGAAAGCCAGCTCTCCCTGTTTGCCGGACCTGACCCGGTGGCGGAAGACATCAAGGCCGAGCTGCAAAAACTGGACATCAATACCCTCACCCCGGTTGAGGCGCTGAATAAGTTGCAAGAATTGAAGGAAAAACTAAATACCTGA